In Miscanthus floridulus cultivar M001 chromosome 19, ASM1932011v1, whole genome shotgun sequence, the DNA window GTTGAGCCGGCCCTGGGCGTCGAAGGTGACCGTTGTGTTGCCATGGGGGCTGTTGGTGTACTCCTGCCAGTAGGCGTTGCCGGGGTTGTTGCCCTCGAGGAGGTCGACGTAGAGGACCACATTGCCGTCCGGCTGGACGCCCATGCTGAACCGGCCAGTGGTGAACTCCGTGTCCGCCCGCTTGGAGAAGAGCTTCCCCTCTGACTTGGTGTCCAGGGCCAAGGACTGGCCCGGCAGGAGCGTGTCCGTCGGGAACCAGAAGCTCTCCCACAGCacgtccccgccgccgccgtcgccgtggaACTGGAGGTTGCCCGAGTCTCGGAGCGCCAGGACGGACCCGCGCCTAAGCCTGGACGTCGAGGCCCTCCACAGCTCTTGGTTGCGGCCGCCGCCGTCGGTGAGCACGAGCGTGCCGTCGGGCGTGACGCTGAGGACGGACCCCGCCGTGGCGAAGGCCGTGCCACCGGAGGGCGACTGCTTGGCGAACCACACCACGGACTGCGGCTGGGACTGGGACGATATGGAGCTgctgccggcgccggcggcaTCGTCCCCGAAGCGGAACCATGTCGCGAGGAGGAACTTGGTCGGGTCGGCGTCGAGTGCGCGGAAGCCAAAGGCGAAGTCGCCGGACGGGCAGGTGATGTAACCGGGCGGCGTCAGGGCGGCTCCCGCGGTGAGGTTGGTCCGCGCCACGGCCGCCGCCGGCACGAATCGAGCTTGTTGCAGCAGCACGGTTATCGCTAGGGTGCAAAGATGCAGAGCGCGGCGGAGTGGAGAGCTGGGCAACGCCGGCATGATCGCAGCTCCGTCCCTGCCGAGCAAGCGTCGTGTTGGCGTGTCGCCGTGTACAAGTTCTCTCTTTTAATCGAGATGATGGGTGGACGCAGGGGGTTGGTTAACGAGTAACGACTACTCGCCATGAAGCGGTCGCCGTGGATGCTGTCGTTGCGGATCAGAGGACGTGTCTCGCCGGTTTTCGCCCGGAGTCGAGTGCATGCCCAAGTCTTTGCCAAGAGAGCACCGAAGGGAGGTCAGCAAGAGGATGTCAGGATCGTCAAGGCGCAAGGTGCAGGCGTGCGTCTTCTGGAACAACTGCCTCAGCAGCTCATCATCAGCTACACTGCACGTCTCCTCCGTCCTAGCTCCTCCCACGAACGGGCAACCTCTCCTGTTACCTTCTTCAAAGAAAAACGGGCCATGGCCGTCTCCGTCTGCTACAGCCGCTCGCGCCTCGCGGAGCTCGGTAGCTCTTCCTGGCGTACTCCACAAGAGCGGTCGTGCCGACTCCTTCCACGACAGACTTCATCAACGCCATCGGCAGTCCGCTACCGCTACCATTCCGTACCGCACTGACATGTCCCTTGGAAACTTTACATTCGACCTTCTATTTTTCCCTTATGGGACACACAAGTCGGCAGTCAAAATAAGCTACCATTTATGGAGAAATTTTATAGTGGTTGTTAGAAAAGAAAATATGGCACAAACGTTCTTACCATATGTTAAAACTAGTGGTTGACACTAATAGCATGTACACATGTAATTGATGCTTTGGAGAGCTAATTCATTTAATATACCTTATAATTTGAGACAAATTTTGAATATTTCAATATCTTATATTTCAGGATGATGGAAGGAGTAGCATTTACCATACAAAAATATAAAAAGGAAGGAAAGAAAAAAGTTTGTCGTTCGGTATTAGAGTGCACTGGTGGATAGGGCATTCGGTATTACCAAACCGATCTGTTCGGTACTTCGGTTCCCATGAAAATTCGGTTCCTCACAAAATAGGTACCGATCGGTTCCTTCCAAAAATTGGTGCCGAGAAAATTTGGTTTTGGTattttcggttcggtttcggtacTTACCGAAAAATACTGAACTAATCGCAGAGACATGTAATAGCAGGTTCAAAAGCTAATTTTGACATGATTTCATAGAGAATAATAGTGCCAAATACATACATATAAAAATCCACGAGACTATAAGAGTAGAGTATCATAGATACGCAATATAATTGTCTACAATAGTACAACCAATAATATAACAACACCCAAGCTCAATACATTTCACATAGTTCGGTAAATTCGGTTTCCCAAGATAAAGAACCGAATTTACCTCGGTAATTTCGGTTTCTGAGAATTAGGAATCGAATAGGGAACAGAAAAATTTAGTTCGGTTCTCGATATTTTTTTGCCCGGTTCTCGGTATTTTTTGCCCAGGCCTAGACTTGCTGTGGCGTATGCGTTGTGATCAAATGAGCGTCGGCAACGTTCTCACTAGAATCCAAAGGTTCCAATAAGCGTAAATAATAGTTTATGCCCTTGTTGTCTCAAACATTTGACCCATGATTTGATCAAGACTgggactaaattttagtagcgAAATTATCAACTTTGGTCTGATCTGATTAGATCTGACATCAGTTCATTGAATTGTGCAACATGAACACGGGAAGAATAACATGTCAAAGTCTTTCCTCTTCGCCATGCCATgtagattatatatatatatatatatatatatatatatatatatatatatatatatatatatatatatatatatatatatatatatatatatatatatataaggattGAAGTCTAAATCTGTAATTTGAGTACAAAGTTGGGCATAAAATTAATCAtgattcaacttctaattcaGTTTTGTAGTTAAGAAATTAGGGAAAAGCGATCAACCTCAAATGACAGTGGTGTAGGCTCTAGCTAGACCATTGAAGGGGACTTGGAATCTTAGACCATTACCTAATGGGCAGGCGGGCGGCAACCCACGCACTGCGAAACAGCCATCTCCCAGGCGTCTATCCTCGTTCCCAGAGGCCGCAACCACGGAGCCTCCGTTCGGTTAGCGCCGTTCCAGGTCGTTTCAGGCTAGAACCATTTCAATGTTACGTAAATTATTGAAGGAAGCCTCTGGCTAGAATTGTTCCCAACCAACCGAACGAGGCCGTAAGGATTTTAAACTACAATTCCTCAAATTTGACTGTTTTCCTAAGCTATTTGAACTTCAGAGCATGATTTACTTCTAAAAAAATCAAGGAAGAAAATGTATCAATTCATTTAAATTTATATATGCAAATAAAATATAGATCAAGAGGATATGGACAGCGAGATTTAACTAGTCTGCTAGAGTGTGCTGAAATATGAAGAGAAAATTTTATGGAGTGGGACAGCTAAATTGAGATATGGAGGGTGAAATTTAGAGTGTCCGCTGGAGATGTTCTTATATATTCGAGTTGGTCTTGGCCTCTTGGGTGTACCGTGTATAGCAGCTTGTTTTGCTTCGAAAAAAACAGGCCATCTCTGCGCCAGTACGTGCCGGCCGGCTGTCCGGGACCATGCGACTAATGTGAGGCAGGGTACTGCCCCTTGCTAGGCCCAGGCGGAGATCGCGCTCGGATCAGGCGTGTCTCGTCGCAGTGTATCTGGCTCACGTCCCTGATGCCCAATTTTAAGAGGCCAGTCCGTAGGCTGCCACCGGCACGAGGTCAGCAATCACTCCCTAAGATCAAGGACACTCGAACCTAATAAAGGCCCTTGCCCGGCCCCAACCTCTCATCCTCTCTCAATCTTTGCTTCCGCAGGCTGGCTGCAGCTGCACACGACACAGCCACTGAAACACAAGTGAAAAAATGCCACTGAAGTACGCAACTCACACAGGCACAATGACTGACTGCAATCGGTGTGACTTGTGAGGCAATCTCGATTCGATGAACTGGATTGGATCAGTTGACTCAGCCAGCCAGGTGCCGATTTGGTAAATGGCATGTTTGAGAGGGCGGCAGTGCAAAAGACATTGTTCTCTCGAGTCATCTGCCCCGTGTTCTCCCTCCCGGCCCGGGCCAGCCATGTCCTCAAAAGGGCAGCCCCCGCGGCGGCTGCTGCCTGCCACTGCGACGGCCTCTACCCCCACTGCCGCAAATCCCAATAAAGCCAGTGCAGAAAGGAAGCGGGCAAAAGCAGCCCCGCCTTCCCTTCTACTCCTACACAACCCGCCGGTCACCTTTGACTCCCCCATCCGGTCTCCTCCCCTGAGTCACTCCCACCACCACCGGCCAAGCAAACAAACACACTGCACATTTCAGTTCAGACAGTCCAAGAACAGCACCAGGAAACGAAAGCCTCCTTGCCGCTGTTCTTGCTCAACTAGGAGAGCTCCCTGCCTGCCGCTGGTTGATCAACAGAGGCGGGCGGACGGGCGGACGGCATGGTGAGCTCCCTGCCGCTGTTCTTGCTGCTTCTCTCCGCGGCCAGCTTCGGCGGCGGCGTGAGGCTCGGCAATGGCGACTACGAGGACTGGAGGCTCGGCACCGCCACCTACGTCAAGGAGTTCCAGTCGCACCCTCTCAACGACGGTATGTGATGTGCCTGCGTTTGTTTCAGCCTCGCAGTCGTAGTACAAATACAATCAGGAGGAGCATCAGCGATGCTCGGTCGTCAGAGTCGGTTTtcttcccctcctcttcttcccccTGCCGGGTGCCGGCCTTTCTGCATTTTCGATGGATGGGTAGTTAGTGCTTCCCTTCTCTTCCAACAAAGAAATGGAGATTGCCAAGTGTTGTACAGATCCGGGCGTAGCTGCTTACTGCAAAGTCgccaaaacacacacacacacgactACAAGAGGGGAGATTCACCAATGGAACTTCTTCCCCTTTCCTTCCTGGCTTCTTCAGATTGAGTGATTCTTGGAACTGAACATTCCAAGCATGAATACATGATAGAAGCACTATCTTGATTTGACAAAGGTACTGCAGAAAAACCCTTTTTTTCAGAAGGGTTGATGGTAGTGCACTATAATGCTATTGCTATCCTTTAACGGCCAAAAGGAAAGGGGTTATGGAGTACCCCTTTTATTTTTTTAGGACAAGTTATGGAGTACATTTTCGGCGCTAAATGGGCTTTCAAGTTTTGTGACCTTTGCCTTTTGAGAAAGCTGTAGTTGACGCACATTGAATGGGTGCATTGACAAATTACGAGAGGCACGCAAGCTAGTACTAAGTACCACTACAGTGTGAGGTTTCCTTACAGTTACCCTGTTGCTCATGGAGCTGAGGTTGCATACAGTAATTTTCTATAACAAAACTGTACAAAAACATATTGACAGACACTTCATTCATTGCGAATGTACTTCAGGTCCTAAAAGATCCAGTCCAGGCTATTTGGATTTAGTAATTTCACTACAATTTCGTTTGAAACAGTTCAATTCTCACAAAATTGAGAAAATTCTATTAGTTATTAGGAAAAGGAAACACGCTGCTTGTTGCTGTGCCTGATGCAGTGGTTGGTTCCTGCATGTGGTGGCGCCTGCGGGTACGGCGACCTGGACATCTTCAGGTACGGCCGGTACACGGCGGGGCTGAGCGCGGCGCTGTTTGGCCGCGGCAGCGCCTGCGGCCGCTGCTACGAGCTCCGGTGCGTCAACCACATCCAGTGGTGCCTCCGGGGTAGCCCCACGGTGGTGGTGACGGCGACGGACTTCTGCCCCGCCAACATGGGCCTAGCCGACGAGGTGGCCGGCGGCTGGTGCAACTTCCCACGGGAGCACCTCGAGGTGTCGGAGGCCGCGTTCCTCCGCGTCGCCAAGGCCAAGGCCGACATCGTGCCGGTGCAGTTCCGAAGGTACGTTGCCTCACGTTACATGCCTCACGCCTTATTTTTCGTTTTAATTAGGAGAAATCATTGGGCTGCTCGCAGCTCGGTCTGTCTGAAGCCACTTTGGAATGCTAACTAATGGGTGTAGGAAGCATCAGGCTCTCGAAAGCACAGAGAAAAGAAAACATCGGCTTTCAGTCAGTGGTCCTCCTTTTTGTTTTCAAATCTGACTTGCGTGTTTAATTATGAGCACTTGCCCGTTTCCAGACAAGTGCTATGAGTGTGTTCCAACTACTGCAAGAGTGCACAGCAAGTATCCTTTATATGAGTTTATTATGTCAGAATACCAAATTAACTTATCCTGCCATTTGAGCCTACTGATCACCTTTTCTATCTGTATAAAAAGAACACCTGTTCGTCTCTTTCAGAAGAGGCCATCCCATCCCACTATGAATCGATCACCACCATCAACAAATGgagcttttcttttttttttcgcgATATAATGCAGCTGAATTTTTTGGCATAATATGGTGGTGGTGCAGGGTGAGCTGCGACAGGGCGGGCGGCATGCGGTTCACCATCACCGGCAGCGCCCACTTCCTGCAGGTGCTGATCACCAACGTGGCGGCGGACGGCGAGGTGGCGGCCGTGAAGGTGAAGGGGTCGAGGACGGGGTGGATCCCGATGGGGCGGAACTGGGGCCAGAACTGGCAGTGCGACGCCGACCTCCGCGGCCAGCCGCTGTCGTTCGAGGTCACCGGCGGGAGGGGCAGGACGGTCACCGCCTACAGCGTAGCGCCGGCGGACTGGATGTTCGCGCAGACGTTTGAGGGCAAGCAGCTCGCCGAGTAGACGCCCAAAAACCAGTCTCTGGCCGGTGGTGAATGTAAAGTAGAATTATACAGGTGGGTTCTTGCTGGGTTCATTTGAGGCTTTTTGTTATATAAGAAAGTGACAGTCCAAATATGTGCACTGGAGCCCATGGCCGAGAAAGTGACAGTCCAAATATGTGCACTAGAATTATCTGAAACTTGCTATCTGAAGCTTAGTTATCTGAAACTTGCAATCTGAAATTTATTTATCTGAAACTTAGTTGTGACTGATAATTCTAGTGTGAAATCAAGCTCACATGTTTAGTGTGAAAGCCGGCATTCAGTTATCAGAAAATGGCCGATGATATAACCTGCCGCATTCAGTTTCTGCTACTGCATCATTGCAGATATTTATGGTGTGAAAGCCTGACATGTCTAGTGTGAAAGCCAGCATTCAGTTATATGAAATGGCCGATGATATAACCTTGCTTTGGCCTTGTACAAGGGACCGCATACATCTATTCTGAAAGCTTCCTTCACTCGTATCtaatcatgtgccaaacatgtcctATCACAATATCTTGGATGAGATATCTTGTAGTTACTAAAGTGACTATGTTTATTTAAGATATATGACGCATGGCTACATAATTCACATGGCACATAGGATCATAACAACATGCACACAATAATTGCTACGTATTGTCTTGAAAATAGTGAAATAAAACCCCTGTCAGTCTTGGAAACAGAGAAATGAAACCCACCGCTGAGCCTGGCAACTATATCCAACTATCACCACTAGCGTGCATTTGGTTGACATCAATGAGTCATTTCATCCACTAACATCAATTATTATAGTCTATATCTCTTAATGGAAACTAAGTTACCCATATTAATGATTTATGTGAGTCAACAATTTTAGGTTGTTCAATTTTCATTTCAAACCATTTACATCTGTCGCGAATCCAGCAGCAACATGCAGCGTCTCTGGCATCTTACACAAGAGGTTATGGTGATTTGAAAATAGTGCAGGATTCCTAATGCAAAATTGTTCTTTAGGAACAGAATTTTGGAAACCGACGATATACTCCCAACTTCTTTTTAGCCACTTGAAAACCTCTTGATTTATCAATTGGTTTTTTgagaactattggagatgctctaacatcTATTTCATTAGTTGAACAAAACTAGCTAATATTAGTTATGGTCTATTTGCTAGCTAACTATTAGTAGTTAATGGATCAAATAGTAGTTAATAGATCCATATAGGGCCTAAGCTGGAACATTTGAATGCGAGAAACACCTACTTACAAACAGACGCCTAATCCAACAGCAGAATTCTATTTACAAACACGCACGTTTCAAAATTCTACTGCACAAAAGCAAGAGAATTATAGCTGCCAGTGTGCTAAACGAAGGCCTCGTACCCTCATGCATCAGTCTCGAAGTCCAAAGTCCGTCCAAAGTCCAAACGAAGCATTACACCAGCTGGGGAAAGAGCAGAGGCATTAAGTCGAAGGATCTAACAAGAGACAAGAAGAGAAACTATAGAGAAATGAAGCAGAGTGATCATTACTGGCATGTAACTTTTAGAGCCCAACAAAAGAGAAGGAAAGGCACAGAATGGTTACCGTGTAGTTTCACTTTCTGTCAACATTTGGAAGTCTTTGCAGGCCCCCTTCTTAGCCTCTTTAACTTAAGGAGAGGGACGTCATCTTCAGTTTGTGAGGACACGCCTTCAAGATCATCTGAAAAGGGATTTTTTTTTAGTTCATGCAAGACAAACAATTGACAAAAATTAGGGAATCTCAGCTGGTATGATGGTCCTACCATCGCTGTTGTTCTTGGGCTTTGATGGGGTGCCACTTGAAGGTTTCTTTCGCTTGTTGACAACCTCTGGCATACCCTGTACATTATGAGTACAGAATGTGAACAGCTATTTATCTCCATGGTTTTGATCTTGAACAGAGGAAGTGTACTATATGATTCAGGGTTACTAGCTACCTTCGCATCTTCTTCATCTTGAGTAATCACCTGAATCTCGAGGTTCTGAGGCCTCATTTCCTTCTTTGGTGCACCTCCTTGCAGGGCAGCCTTATTTTGTTCATCATGTCCAGATCTCTTCTCACCTATCACGATGACGCCTCGTCCCATGTGTTGTTCAGGAATCTCACATTTGCCATTGAATGGTGGCATGTAGCAGAACCTGAAATTCAGAACATCAGGGCTTAAAAACTATCAAAAAGTAATGCCCATGTATAAACTATAGTGAACCAAAATCA includes these proteins:
- the LOC136529687 gene encoding expansin-A16-like is translated as MVSSLPLFLLLLSAASFGGGVRLGNGDYEDWRLGTATYVKEFQSHPLNDGGGACGYGDLDIFRYGRYTAGLSAALFGRGSACGRCYELRCVNHIQWCLRGSPTVVVTATDFCPANMGLADEVAGGWCNFPREHLEVSEAAFLRVAKAKADIVPVQFRRVSCDRAGGMRFTITGSAHFLQVLITNVAADGEVAAVKVKGSRTGWIPMGRNWGQNWQCDADLRGQPLSFEVTGGRGRTVTAYSVAPADWMFAQTFEGKQLAE